In Oryza sativa Japonica Group chromosome 2, ASM3414082v1, the following are encoded in one genomic region:
- the LOC4330523 gene encoding fatty acid desaturase DES2, translated as MGAGGRMTEKEREEQQKLLGRAGNGAAVQRSPTDKPPFTLGQIKKAIPPHCFQRSVIKSFSYVVHDLVIVAALLYFALVMIPVLPSGMEFAAWPLYWIAQGCVLTGVWVIAHECGHHAFSDYSVLDDIVGLVLHSSLLVPYFSWKYSHRRHHSNTGSLERDEVFVPKQKSAMAWYTPYVYHNPIGRLVHIFVQLTLGWPLYLAFNVSGRPYPRFACHFDPYGPIYNDRERVQIFISDVGVVSAGLALFKLSSAFGFWWVVRVYGVPLLIVNAWLVLITYLQHTHPALPHYDSSEWDWLRGALATVDRDYGILNKVFHNITDTHVAHHLFSTMPHYHAMEATKAIRPILGEYYQFDPTPVAKATWREAKECIYVEPEDNKGVFWYNNKF; from the coding sequence ATGGGTGCCGGCGGCAGGATGACGGAGAAGGAGCGGGAGGAGCAGCAGAAGCTGCTCGGCCGCGCCGGCAATGGCGCGGCCGTGCAGCGGTCGCCGACGGACAAGCCGCCGTTCACGCTGGGGCAGATCAAGAAGGCCATCCCGCCTCACTGCTTCCAGCGCTCGGTGATCAAGTCCTTCTCCTACGTGGTCCATGACCTCGTGATCGTCGCCGCGCTGCTCTACTTCGCGCTGGTCATGATCCCCGTGCTGCCGAGCGGGATGGAGTTCGCGGCATGGCCGCTCTACTGGATCGCGCAGGGCTGCGTGCTCACCGGCGTGTGGGTCATCGCGCACGAGTGCGGCCACCATGCCTTCTCCGACTACTCGGTGCTCGACGACATCGTCGGCCTCGTGCTGCACTCGTCGCTGCTCGTCCCCTACTTCTCGTGGAAGTACAGCCACCGGCGCCACCACTCCAACACCGGGTCGCTGGAGCGCGACGAGGTGTTCGTCCCGAAGCAGAAGTCGGCGATGGCGTGGTACACCCCGTACGTGTACCACAACCCGATCGGCCGGCTGGTGCACATCTTCGTGCAGCTCACCCTCGGGTGGCCGCTGTACCTGGCGTTCAACGTGTCCGGCCGCCCGTACCCGCGCTTCGCGTGCCACTTCGACCCCTACGGCCCGATCTACAACGACCGGGAGCGCGTCCAGATCTTCATCTCCGACGTCGGCGTCGTGTCCGCGGGGCTCGCCCTGTTCAAGCTGTCGTCGGCGTTCGGGTTCTGGTGGGTGGTGCGCGTCTACGGCGTGCCGCTGCTGATCGTGAACGCGTGGCTGGTGCTCATCACCTACCTGCAGCACACCCACCCGGCGCTGCCGCACTACGACTCGAGCGAGTGGGACTGGCTCCGCGGCGCGCTGGCCACCGTGGACCGCGACTACGGCATCCTCAACAAGGTGTTCCACAACATCACGGACACGCACGTCGCGCACCACCTCTTCTCCACCATGCCGCACTACCACGCCATGGAGGCCACTAAGGCGATCCGCCCCATCCTCGGCGAGTACTACCAGTTCGACCCGACGCCCGTCGCCAAGGCGACATGGCGCGAGGCCAAGGAGTGCATCTACGTCGAGCCTGAGGACAACAAGGGCGTCTTCTGGTACAACAACAAGTTctaa